The following proteins come from a genomic window of Diorhabda carinulata isolate Delta chromosome X, icDioCari1.1, whole genome shotgun sequence:
- the LOC130901048 gene encoding dnaJ homolog subfamily A member 1, whose translation MVKETKFYDILGVKPGCSQNDLKKAYRKLALQYHPDKNPNEGEKFKQISQAYEVLSDPEKKKIYDQGGEQALKEGGGGGGFSSPMDLFDMFFNGRFAGSGRGRKERRGKDVIHQLTVTLEELYKGAVRKLALQKNVICDKCEGRGGKKGAVEQCPTCRGTGMQVQVQHLGVGMLQQIQTICPDCRGQGERINPKDRCKQCNGKKVVRERKVLEVHIDKGMTDGQKIIFNGEGDQEPELEPGDIIIILDEKEHPVFRRHNGNDLFMRMDIQLVEALCGFQKTIRTLDSRELVITALPGEVIKHGDYKCVLNEGMPQYKNPFEKGRLIIQFMVQFPKTIPPEIIPALENVLPPREEIMISDNAEEVMLVDFDPETEARRRSSKNACDEDDEMHGQGQRVQCAAN comes from the exons ATGGTTAAGGAAACGAAATTTTACGATATTCTTGGTGTTAAACCAGGATGTTCCCAAAACGATTTAAAAAAGGCGTATAGGAAATTAGCTCTACAATATCATCCCGATAAGAATCCTAATGAAGGGGAAAAGTTTAAACAAATCTCACAGGCTTACGAAGTCCTTTCGGATccggaaaaaaagaaaatctacGATCAAGGAGGTGAACAGGCACTAAAAGAAGGAGGAGGCGGCGGAGGATTCTCAAGTCCAATGGATCTATTCGACATGTTCTTCAA tgGTAGATTCGCTGGAAGTGGTAGAGGTAGAAAAGAACGAAGAGGTAAAGATGTAATTCATCAATTAACAGTGACTCTAGAAGAACTTTACAAAGGAGCAGTTAGGAAATTggctttacaaaaaaatgttatttgtgATAAATGTGAAGGTCGTGGTGGAAAGAAAGGGGCAGTTGAACAGTGTCCTACGTGTAGAGGTACTGGAATGCAAGTACAAGTTCAACATTTAGGAGTAG GAATGCTTCAACAAATTCAGACAATTTGCCCTGATTGTCGAGGACAAGGTGAACGCATTAATCCTAAAGACCGTTGTAAACAATGTAATGGTAAAAAAGTTGTACGTGAACGTAAAGTATTAGAAGTACACATTGATAAGGGTATGACCGAtggtcaaaaaattatattcaatggGGAAGGTGATCAAGAACCTGAATTAGAACCTGGCGATATTATAATTATCCTCGATGAAAAAGAACATCCAGTATTTAGAAGACACAACGGAAATGATTTGTTTATGAGAATGGATATACAACTGGTGGAGGCATTGTGCGGTTTCCAGAAAACTATTCGGACTTTGGACTCCAGGGAACTCGTTATTACCGCACTTCCAGGAGAGGTTATCAAACATGGAGATTATAAGTGTGTTTTGAATGAAG gTATGCCTCAATATAAGAATCCCTTCGAGAAAGGCCGTCTTATCATTCAGTTTATGGTACAATTCCCTAAAACCATTCCTCCGGAAATTATTCCGGCTTTGGAGAACGTTCTGCCTCCAAGAGAAGAAATCATGATATCCGACAACGCGGAGGAAGTGATGCTCGTCGATTTCGATCCGGAAACGGAAGCGAGAAGAAGGTCATCTAAGAACGCGTGCGACGAAGACGACGAAATGCACGGACAAGGACAACGGGTACAATGTGCCgctaattaa
- the LOC130901049 gene encoding uncharacterized protein LOC130901049 yields the protein MEPTMYLGAMSNHVHCENYQFKIDEKLLMFKRNEVLDNITWLDVKNASGTITPDTFSNVPNLKILNFKNCNLDFLQRSFEFLEKLTSVTIENSNIIIKKEIFEGNETISSLQFIEMKFSGDECFTHLKKLNYLLIDDCVFENSKGGIFNGLENLEYFILKNSKLTGLSDIFKDMQKTTLLSILNNKIGEFDYRSIPKLTKLRNLSIFNNEISTDIDYKLFEGTLLENIMFDTNVFLKYIDFRAFPALKCVEIGTLTDIITEEEQELIDKLKSMNIQYQYTFCGKVVVDMSKVQICG from the exons ATGGAACCAACCATGTACTTAGGAGCAATGAGCAATCACGTACATtgtgaaaattatcaatttaaaatcgatgaaaaacttCTGATGTTCAAAAGAAACGAAGTTCTTGATAATATTACCTGGTTGGATGTTAAAAACGCGTCAG GGACTATAACGCCTGATACATTCAGCAACGTTCCAAATTTAAAGATTCTcaactttaaaaattgtaatttggattttttGCAGAGATCctttgaatttttagaaaaattaacatCAGTAACAATAGAAAACAGTAATATCataataaagaaagaaatttttgaaggCAATGAAACAATTTCTAGTTTACAGTTTATCGAAATGAAATTTTCTGGGGATGAATGTTTCACACATCTGAAAAAATTGAACTATTTACTAATTGACGATTGTGTTTTCGAAAATAGTAAAGGGGGTATTTTTAACGGCctagaaaatttagaatattttatattaaaaaatagtaaattaacaGGGTtatcagatatttttaaagatatgcaaaaaacaacattattatcaattttgaacaataaaatagGGGAATTTGATTATAGGAGCAtaccaaaattaacaaaattgcgCAAtcttagtatttttaataacgaAATATCCACAGATATTGATTACAAACTTTTCGAGGGCACTCTACTTGAAAACATCATGTTCGATActaatgtatttttgaaatatatagatTTTCGTGCTTTTCCCGCATTAAAATGCGTAGAAATAGGGACATTAACTGATATAATTACTGAAGAAGAACAAGAACTCATTGATAAACTAAAATCTATGAACATACAATATCAATACACATTTTGTGGGAAAGTTGTTGTTGATATGTCTAAAGTTCAAATTTGTGGTTAA
- the LOC130900579 gene encoding centrosomal protein of 290 kDa-like — MKPQANHAESIINSLTKKLEEEERSNEESKEALRKLREDDEKYILREKITDVKQLLTNVEVENTKLKFENEQLLEDLEQYKKQLNEAVEESKNVAKQCYLLEDEKDKLKQTISDLEKEKIRIKKNMIEEMNDANRAKRVSIDTEIALQHISEAYENKRKEVSKLTQQLQDAESIISHFKEQFVPVLY; from the coding sequence ATGAAACCTCAGGCAAATCACGCCGAATCTATAATAAACAGCCTTACAaaaaaactagaagaagaagaacgaTCCAACGAAGAATCCAAAGAAGCGTTGAGAAAGTTACGAGAAGACGACGAAAAGTATATACTACGAGAAAAAATCACTGATGTGAAACAACTTTTAACGAACGTAGAAGtcgaaaatacaaaattgaagtTCGAAAATGAGCAATTATTGGAAGATCTAGAGCAATATAAGAAGCAGTTGAATGAAGCGGTCGAAGAATCGAAGAATGTCGCCAAACAATGTTACTTGCTCGAAGATGAAAAAGATAAACTGAAACAAACCATTTCCGATTTGGAGAAAGAGAAGATTCGAATAAAGAAAAACATGATAGAAGAAATGAACGACGCGAATAGAGCGAAAAGAGTATCGATAGATACAGAAATAGCTTTGCAACATATTTCAGAAGCTTACGAGAATAAGAGGAAGGAAGTTAGTAAGCTAACTCAGCAATTACAAGACGCTGAAAGCATCATTAGTCATTTTAAGGAGCAATTTGTGCCTGTGttgtattaa
- the LOC130900816 gene encoding microfibrillar-associated protein 1, which produces MMNPQSTYAIQSTAGAVPVRNEKGEISMQKVKVHRYISGKRPDYAQDAHSDSDSGEEDFLEKRNIIIAPPSPEPTKDDEELNDPRLRRLKILEAETEVRPERRRHILQPEVLESSEEEDEVEEVHLPEHKHTLEAGPDEDESENELSDSEIEKRRELMRKKMLNKQDEEFMLKEDEIKDDSSDESSEYEEYSESEEETGPRLKPVFVRKKERITIIEKEKELQKQKKLEEEAQKNAEERRRQTLRMVEDSIRKELTKDKPHEPHIDDVCTDDENDEVEYEAWKLRELKRIKRDREEREALEKEKLEIEKLRTMTEEERRIHLRLIPKAVTNKAVKGKYKFLQKYYHRGAFYLDKEDEVYKRDFAQATLEDHFDKTILPKVMQVKNFGRSGRTKYTHLVDQDTTKFDSPWSVENSQNIKFHSQQAGGVKPVFEKPSLKKRKTQ; this is translated from the exons ATGATGAATCCACAGTCGACTTACGCTATCCAAAGTACTGCCGGAGCTGTGCCTGTTAGAAATGAAAAAGGTGAAATTTCTATGCAGAAAGTTAAAGTACATCGTTACATATCCGGAAAACGGCCAGATTACGCCCAAGATGCACATTCTGATAGTGATTCTGGCGAAGaggattttttggaaaaaaggaaTATCATAATTGCACCTCCTTCTCCAGAACCTACCAAagacgatgaagaattgaatgaTCCCCGTTTaagaagattaaaaattttagaagcCGAAACTGAAGTTAGACCAGAAAGGAGACGACATATTCTTCAACCAGAAGTATTAGAATCAtctgaagaagaagatgaagtgGAAGAAGTACACTTACCag aaCACAAGCACACACTAGAAGCTGGTCCGGATGAAGATGAATCCGAAAATGAACTTAGTGATAGTGAAATTGAGAAAAGGAGAGAATTaatgaggaaaaaaatgttgaataaacaAGATGAGGAATTTATGTTGAAAGAAGACGAGATTAAGGACGATTCTTCTGATGAATCTTCCGAGTATGAAGAATATTCTGAATCTGAAGAAGAAACAG gTCCCCGATTGAAACCGGTGTTTGTAAGGAAGAAAGAAAGGATAactataatagaaaaagaaaaagaattacaaaaacagaaaaaattagaagaagaagcacAAAAGAACGCCGAAGAACGTCGAAGACAAACATTACGAATGGTGGAAGATTCCATACGTAAAGAACTAACAAAAGACAAACCCCACGAGCCGCATATCGACGACGTTTGTACCGACGACGAAAACGACGAAGTGGAATATGAAGCATGGAAGTTGCGCGAATTGAAAAGGATCAAGCGAGACCGAGAAGaaagagaagcgttggaaaaagaaaaattggaaatagaaaaattaagaacAATGACAGAAGAGGAGAGGAGGATCCACTTGAGGTTGATACCGAAAGCGGTGACGAATAAAGCAGTGAAgggaaaatacaaatttttgcaGAAATATTATCACAGGGGGGCGTTTTATTTGGACAAAGAGGACGAGGTGTATAAGAGGGATTTCGCGCAAGCCACGCTGGAAGACCACTTCGATAAAACGATTCTACCGAAAGTTATGCAAGTTAAGAATTTCGGAAGGTCTGGTAGGACTAAATACACTCATTTGGTGGATCAGGATACGACTAAGTTTGATTCGCCGTGGTCGGTGGAGAATTcgcaaaatatcaaatttcattcGCAGCAAGCAGGGGGAGTTAAACCGGTATTTGAAAAACCGTCGCTCAAGAAGAGAAAAACGCAATAG